CCTGATCTGCGGCTTCGCGCACATCTATGGCGTCAAAGTCGGCATCATCGCCAATAACGGCATCTTGTTCTCGGAATCGGCGCTGAAAGGCACGCATTTCATCGAATTGTGCTGCCAGCGCAAGATCCCGCTCGTGTTTTTGCAAAACATCACGGGCTTCATGGTGGGCCGCAAATACGAAAACGAAGGTATCGCCCGCAATGGCGCCAAGATGGTGACGGCCGTGGCCACGGCCGCCGTGCCGAAATTCACCGTCATCATCGGCGGCAGCTTCGGCGCCGGCAATTACGGCATGTGCGGCCGCGCGTTTTCTCCCCGCTTCATGTGGATGTGGCCGAATGCGCGCATCTCCGTCATGGGCGGCGACCAGGCCGCTTCCGTGCTGGCGACCGTCAAGCGCGACGGCATCGAGGGCAAGGGCGGGCAGTGGAGCGCGGACGAGGAAGCGGCCTTCAAGCAGCCGATCAAGGATCAATACGAACACCAGGGCCACCCATACTATGCCACCGCGCGCCTGTGGGACGACGGCGTGATCGACCCGGCCGACACCCGCATGGTGCTGGGCCTGGGCCTGTCGGCCGCGCTCAACGCGGAAATCCCGGACACGAAGTTCGGCGTATTCCGCATGTAAGCGGCACTCAGGGAGAAGAGCATGGAATTTGAAACCTTAAAGCTGGTCATCGAGGGCAATGTCGCCACCGTGACCCTGAACCGTCCCGACGTGCGCAACGCCTTCAACGAGACGACGATCGCCGAACTGGCGCGCGCCTTCGAGGGGCTGGGACGCAGCGACATGGTGCGCGCCATCGTGCTGGCGGCAAATGGCGCGGCCTTTTGCGCCGGTGCAGACTTGAACTGGATGAAGAAGATGGCAGGCTACACGCATGCCGAAAACCAGGCCGACGCGCTGCAGCTGGCGCAGATGCTGCGCACGATTTACCTGTGTCCCAAGCCCGTCGTGGCGAAGATCCAGGGCGACTGCTATGCGGGCGGCATGGGCCTGGTCGCCGCATGCGATATCATTCTGGTTGCGGAAGACGTGCATTTCTGCCTGAGCGAAGTGCGGCTGGGACTGATCCCGGCCACTATTTCACCGTATGTCATCAAGGCCATGGGCGAAAACGCGGCACGCCGCTATTTCCTGACCGCGGAGCGATTCTCCGCCCAGGAAGCGCTGCGCATCGGCTTTGCCCACGAGGTAGTCGAAGCAAGTGCGCTGGACGCGAAAACGGCGGAGGTGCTCAAAGCGCTGACGGGCAACAGCCCGCACGCCGTGGCGCAAGCGAAAACGCTGGTGCGCGAGATCGTCGGCCAGCCGGTCGACGACGCGCTGCTGGCGGACACCGCCGAGCGCATCGCGCAGATCCGCGCGTCGGAACAGGGACGCGAAGGCGTGCAATCGTTCCTCGACAAGCGCAAGCCGGGTTGGCTCATGGGCTAGTGAATAGTCCAAAGCCCATGGTCTAAGAATATCATTGGAGCAGTTTTGAAAGCAGAAAAACAATCGGGCTGGGTCGAACGCAGTCTGCGCAGCGTGTGGCATCCGTGCACGCAAATGCAGCACCACGAGACTGTACCGCTCATCCCCGTCAGCCATGGCCGCGGCGCCTGGCTGTATGACCACGAAGGCCGACGCTACCTGGACGCCATCAGCTCCTGGTGGGTGAACCTGTTCGGCCATGCGAATCCGCGCATCAATGCGGAACTCAAGGATCAGCTGGACCGCCTGGAACACGCCATGCTGGCCGGTTTCACGCATGAACCGGTGATCGAACTGTCGGAAAAGCTCTCTGCGCTCACCGGCGGCGTGCTCGGTCACAGCTTTTACGCGTCCGACGGGGCGTCGGCCGTGGAAATCGCCCTGAAAATGAGTTTTCATGCGTGGCGCAACAGCGGCAAGAGCGAGAAACAGGAATTCGTCTGTTTAAAGGGCAGCTACCACGGCGAAACCATCGGCGCCCTGGCCGTCACCGACGTCGCCCTGTTCAAGGATGCCTACGGCCCCCTGCTGCGCGCCACGCAGACGGTGATGTCGCCCGACTTCCGCCAGGCGGCCGAGGGCGAGACCGCCGAGGACGTGGCGCGCCGCGCGGCCTTTGAGGTAGAACAGCTGTTCCAGCAAAAAGCCGACAAAATCGCCGCCATCATCATCGAACCATTGGTCCAATGCGCCACCGGCATGGCCATGCACGACCCCCTGTATTTGTCCTTGGTCCGCGCCCTGTGCGACCGCTATCAGGTGCATTTGATACTCGATGAAATCGCCGTCGGCTGCGGTCGCACGGGCACTTTCTTTGCGTGCGAGCAGGCCGGCATCTGGCCCGATTTCGTCTGTCTGTCGAAGGGCATCAGTGGCGGCTATTTGCCTTTATCGCTGGTGATGACGCGCGAAGACATCTACCAGGCGTTCTACAGCACCGACGTGCGGCGCGGCTTCTTGCATTCGCACTCGTACACGGGAAACCCGCTGGCCTGCCGCGCGGCGCTGGCGACCTTGTCGATTTTCGAGGAAGACGATGTGCTGGTGGCCAACCGCGTGCGCGCCGAAAAAATCACGCGCGCCCTGGCGCCGCTGGCGCAGCATGAAAAAGTAAAACACTTCCGCCAGCAGGGCATGATCTGGGCCTTCGATGCGGTCGACGCGGCACCCGATTTTTCGCGCCGCTTCTTCAGCACGGCGCTGGAACACGAACTGTTGATGCGCCCCATCGGCTCGACCGTCTACCTGATGCCGCCGTACATCCTCGACGACGAAGAGATCGCGGGCCTGGGCCAGCAGACCCTGGCCGTTTTCAATCACGTGATCGGGGCCTGAGATGGAACTGATCGCGCGATTACAACAGCAACTGCAAGGGCTGGAAGAGCGTAGCCTGATCCGCCGCCGCCGCACCGTCGACACGCCGTGCGCGCCGCGCCTGACGGTCGATGGCCGCGCCATGCTGGCCTTTTGCAGCAATGACTACCTGGGCCTGGCCGCGCATCCGCGCATCGTCGCCGCGCTGAAAGAAGGCGCCGACCTGTATGGCGCCGGCAGCGGCGCTTCGCATTTGATCAGTGGCCACAGCCGCGCCCACGCGCAGCTGGAAGAGCGGCTGGCCGCTTTCGTCGGCGCCAACCTGGAAAACGCCCGCGCCCTGTATTTCTGCACCGGCTACATGGCTAATCTGGCTGTGCTGACGGCCCTGTCGGCGGGCGACGCGGACGCCGAGATTTTTTCGGAAGCGCTGAACCACGCCTCGCTGATCGATGGCACGCGCCTGGCCCGCGTCAAGACGCGCGTGTATCCGCACGCGGACCTCGATGCCCTGGCGGCGCTGCTCGCGGCCAGCACGGCACAAACGAAAATCGTCGTCACCGACAGCGTCTTCAGCATGGATGGCGACCTGGCGCCGCTGCCAGCGCTGCTGGCCCTGTGCGAGCATTACGGCGCCTGGCTGGTGGTCGACGACGCGCACGGCTTTGGCGCGCTGGGAGCCAACGGCCGCGGCGCGCTCGAACACTTCGACCTGCGTTCGCCCTACCTCGTGTACGTGGGCACCCTGGGCAAATCGGCCGGCGTGGGCGGCGCCTTTGTGTGCGCGCACGAAGCCGTGATCGACACCCTGATCCAGAAGGCGCGCCCCTACATCTTCACGACGGCGGCCGCGCCCGCGCTCGCGCATGCGCTCTTGGCCAGCCTGGACATCATCGCCGGGGACGAAGGAAAACAACGCCGCGCTCACCTGGCGGCGCTGGTGGCGCAATGGAACGAGGGCTTGCAACTGCAGCGCTGGCAAGCCTTGCCCTCCGTGACCGCCATCCAGCCCGTCATCATCGGCGAGAATGCGGACATGCTGGCCGTCGCCGCGCAACTGTACCAGCAGGGCCTGTGGGTCGGTGCCATCCGCCCGCCCACCGTGCCAGCGGGTACGGCGCGCCTGCGCGTGACCCTGTCGGCCGGCCACACGGCGCAGGAAGTGGCGCAATTGATCAACGCAGTCAACACCCTGGAAAGGACTCGCCATGAGCCTTGATGACCCTATCGTGGCGGCAGTGCTGGCGGATCTGGCGCCAGCCGTGCAGCCGGCGCCGGCAACCACCGGCCTGCCATCGCGCTTTGCCTGTTTCGTCACCGGCACCGACACGGAAATCGGCAAGACATTGACGTCGTCGGCCCTGCTGCACGCGCTGGTGGCGCGCGGCGTGCGCGCCTGCGGCATGAAGCCGGTCGCCGCCGGTGCCGAGATGCGCGACGGCGAGCTGCATAATGAAGATGCCGACAGCCTGATCGCCGCCGGCAACGTCACCATGCTGCGCAGTCTGACGACGCCCTACATGCTGAAGGAAGCGGCGGCGCCGCACATCGCCGCCGCGCTCGAAGGCGTGAGCATTGAATCCGTGCCGATCCTGGCAGCCTACCTGGAAATCGCCGCCGCCTCGGACGCCGTCGTGGTCGAAGGCGTGGGTGGTTTCCGCGTGCCGCTCTCCAGCGATTTCGACTCGGCCGACCTGGCGCAGCAGCTCGACCTGCCCGTGATTCTCGTCGTCGGCATGCGTCTGGGCTGCATCAGCCAGGCCTTGCTGACGCTGGAAGCCATCGAAGCGCGCGGCTTGACGGTGATCGGCTGGGTCGCCAACACTTTGGCCGTGGAAATGCGCTTCCTCGACGAAAATATCGATGCGCTGATCGAGCGCATCCCGGCGCCGCTGCTGGGCAGGGTGCCGCGCCTGGCGCAGCCGAGCGCGCAAGCGGCGGCGTCCTATCTCGATTTCACCGGCTTGCCGAACTGGCCGGCGCAGCACCCCAACACTTAAAACGTATCCAAAAATAGAAGCGAAGGAATCACCATGTCCGTAGTCCAAGAAGCAGCAAAAACCGTCGAACTGCACCGCCCTGCGGCGCGCATCACCCTGCCCGAAGCGGCCACCTGGCCCATCGATGATGTGCTGGCCCTGTTCGACCTGCCATTCAATGACCTGATGTTCAAGGCCCAGCAAACCCACCGCGTCAACTTCCCCGATGGCGACGTGGAACTGGCGACCCTGCTGTCGATCAAGACGGGCGGATGCGAAGAAGACTGCGGCTATTGCCCGCAGGCGGCCCGCTACGACACCGGCGTGGAAGCGAAAAAAATCCTCGACATCGACACGGTGCTCGACGCGGCCCGCCAGGCGAAAGCCAACGGCGCCACGCGCTTCTGCATGGGCGCCGCCTGGCGCGGCCCGAAAGACCGCGACATGGACAAGGTCGAAGAGATGGTGACCAAGGTGAAGGCGCTGGGCCTGGAAACCTGCGCCACCCTGGGCATGCTGGAAGAGGGACAAGCGGACCGCCTGAAAAACGCGGGCCTGGACTTCTACAACCACAACCTGGACACGGCGCCCGAGTTCTACGACAACGTCATCTCGACGCGCGAATACCAGGACCGCCTCGATACCTTGGGCCGCGTGCGCGAAGCTGGCTTGAAAGTATGCTGCGGCGGCATCGTCGGCATGGGCGAGACGCGCCTGCAACGCGCGGGCCTGATCGCCCAGCTGGCGAACCTCAATCCATATCCGGAATCGGTGCCCGTCAACCACCTGGTGCAGGTGGAAGGCACGCCGTTGTTTGGCCTGGAAGCGCTGGACCCGTTCGAATTCGTGCGCACGATCGCCGTGGCCCGCATCACCATGCCGAAAGCGCGCGTGCGTTTGTCGGCCGGCCGCCGCCAGATGGGCGAAGCCGTGCAGGCGATGTGCTTCCTGGCTGGCGCCAACTCCATCTTCTACGGCGACAAGCTGCTCACCACCGACAACCCGGAAGCGGAAGACGACCGCGTCTTGCTCGGCAAACTGGGCTTGCAGACGCGCGGCGCCATGCTCGAATCGGTACAGAAAGAGAAGTGCGGCTGCTGATGACAGCCTTGTCGGGTTACGCCGTGCCGGCTAACCCGACCTACGATATCCAGCCTCACCATGCGTAGGTCGGTTTAGCGCGTAGCGCGTAAACCGACACACCAGCAGACAAGGTCCGCCAAGAGACAGCTGCCCCTTTTTGAGAGAATAGAGAGAGACCATGTTCACTAAAATCCTGATCGCCAACCGCGGCGAAATCGCTTGCCGTGTCGCCGCTACCGCGCGCCGCATGGGTATCCAGACCGTCGCCGTATATTCGGAAGCGGACGCCAATGCCAAGCACGTCGCCGTGTGCGACGAAGCCGTCTTGATCGGCCCCGCGCCGGCCAAGGAAAGCTATCTGTGCGGCGACAAGATCATCGCCGTGGCGCTGGCCACGGGCGCGCAGGCGATCCACCCAGGCTATGGCTTTTTGTCCGAGAACGCCGACTTCGCCGACGCCTGCCACGCGGCGGGCCTGGTCTTCATCGGCCCACCGGCGTCCGCCATGCGCGCCATGGGTTCGAAGTCGGCCGCCAAGTCGCTGATGGAAAAGGCGAATGTCCCCCTGGTGCCCGGCTACCACGGCGAGAATCAGGATGCGGACTTTTTGCACACGCAGGCCGACAAGATCGGCTACCCCGTGCTGCTGAAAGCCTCGGCTGGCGGCGGCGGCAAGGGCATGCGCGTCATTGAAAACAGCGCCGACTTCAAGGCCGCGCTGGCCTCGTGCAAGCGCGAAGCGATCAGCTCTTTCGGCGACGACAAGGTGCTGGCCGAAAAATACCTGTCGCGTCCGCGGCATATCGAAATCCAGGTGTTCGCCGACACGCTCGGCAACTGCATCTACCTGTTCGAGCGCGATTGCTCGGTGCAGCGCCGTCATCAAAAGGTGCTGGAAGAAGCGCCTGCGCCGGGCATGCCGACTGAGCGCCGCGCGGCCATGGGCGAGGCGGCCGTTGCCGCCGCCAAGGCCGTCGGCTACGTCGGTGCGGGCACGGTGGAATTCATCGCCAACCAGGATGGCTCGTTCTACTTCATGGAGATGAACACGCGCTTGCAGGTGGAACATCCGGTAACGGAAATGATCACCGGCACCGACCTGGTGGAATGGCAGTTGCGCGTCGCCTTTGGCGAGCCGCTGCCGAAAAAACAAAGCGAACTAGCGATCCACGGCCACGCCATCGAGGCGCGCATCTATGCGGAAAATCCGGAGAAGGGCTTTTTGCCGTCGATCGGCACCCTGCGCCACATGCAGTCGCCTTCCGCCGTCACGTTCGAACTGGGTGGCACGGTGGTTCCGGCGTCCGTGCGCATCGATTCGGGCGTGCGCGAAGGCGATGCGATCTCGCCATTCTACGACCCGATGATCGCCAAGCTGATCGTCTGGGGCGCGGACCGCCGCGAAGCGCTGGCGCGCATGGCGCAGGCGCTGTCCGAATACCAGATCGTCGGCCTGGCCAGCAATATCGCCTTTTTGAAACGCCTCGTCGAAGGCCAGGCATTCAGCTCTGCCGATCTCGATACGGGCCTCATCGAGCGCAATCAGGCATCGCTGTTCCCCGCCCTGCAGGCGGCGCCCGACACGGCCCTGGCGCTGGCGTCCGTCGCCCTGCTGCTGGAAGAAAAAGCAGCGGCCGAAACGCAATCGGCCAACCGCGCCGACCCGTGGGGCAATGCGCTCGGCTGGCGTCTGAACAGCACCCTGGGCCGCAGCCTGGCGTTCGCCGATGAATTCACCTTGGCCGGCGAGGGCAAGGCCTACGCGGCGCGCGTTGCCTACAAAACGGATGGCTGGCTGTTCAACGGCCAAGCCCTCACCCTGACGGCACACCAAGGCAACGAGCTGCACATCAAGCTCGGCGAGCGTGCCGTGCATGGCACCGTGCTGCGCGACGGCGAACAGTTCCACGTGTTTACCGGCGGCTTGCACCATACCCTGCATTACAGCGATCCGATGGCGCATGCGGGCGAGGTGGAAGCGGAAGGCGGACGCCTGACGGCACCGATGCCGGGCAAGGTCGTCGCCGTGCTGGTGAACAAGGGCCAGGACGTCAAGAAGGGCGAGCCTCTGGTCATCATGGAAGCGATGAAGATGGAGCACACGATCGCCGCGCCGCACGACGGCCTGGTGGAAGACGTGCTGTATGCGGTCGGCGACCAGGTGGCCGATGGCGCGCCGCTGCTGGCCTTCAAGGCTGCCGCATAGAGGTAAGCACATGCGCATCCTGTTACAACGCTCGGACGGCAAGGAAGCGGCGTGGATCAGCGACTTCCGCGACTTGCTGCCCGAAGCCGACATTATCTTCTGGCGCGAAGGCGAGGCGGCTCCGCCGTGCGACTACGCCGTCGTGTGGCAGCCACCCGCCGCCATGCTGCCCGAGCTGGCGAACGTCAAAGCCATCTTCAACACGGGCGCCGGCGTCGACGCGCTGTTGAAATTCGGCGACGCGCTGCCGGCCCGCGTGCCGCTGATCCGTCTCGATGACGCGGGCATGGGCGTGCAGATGGCCGAATATGTGAGCCACGCCGTGCTGCGCCACTTCCGCCGTTTCGACGACTACGAAGCGCAGGGCCGCGCCGGCATCTGGCAGCCACTGCCCGCGTTCGACAAGGCGGATTTCCCCGTCGGCGTGCTGGGCATGGGCGTGCTGGGCACGCGCGTGCTCGATGCGCTGGCACAGTTCGAATTCCCCTTGCGGGGATGGAGCCGCAGCCAGAAGCACATCGATGGCGTCGAATGCTTTGCGGGCGAAGAGGGGCTGGAAGCATTCTTGCGCGGCACGCGCGTGCTGATATGCATGCTGCCGCTCACGCCCGACACACACAACCTGCTCGATCGCACCCGCCTGTCGATGCTGCTGCCGGGCGCCTATGTCATCAACGTGGCGCGCGGCGCGCATATCGCCGAACCGGATTTATTGACCCTGATCCGCTCCGGGCATATCGCCGGGGCGACACTGGACGTATTCCGCAACGAGCCGCTGCCGCAGCAGCACCCGTTCTGGCAAGAACCCCGCATCACCATCACGCCGCATATTTCGGCGACCACCCTGCGCCGCGAAAGCGTGGCGCAGATCGCCGCCAAGATGCGCCGCCTGCACGCCGGAGACTCTGTCGCCGGCATCGTCAACCGTTTGCAAGGATATTGAGATGAACCCTATTACCAGTTTGCCCAGGCAGGTCAAGATCGTCGAAGTGGGTCCGCGCGACGGCCTGCAAAACGAAAAGGAAACCATCAGCGCCGCCGTCAAGATCGAACTGGTCGACCGCCTGACCCTGGCCGGCTTCGTCAATATCGAGGCGGCGTCCTTCGTTTCGCCGAAATGGGTGCCGCAGATGGCCACCAGCGCAGAAGTGATGGACAAGATCGCGCGCCGCGCTGGCACCATCTATTCGGCGCTGACGCCGAACATGCAAGGCTTTGACGCAGCGCTGGCAGCAAAAGCCGATGAAGTGGTGATCTTCGGTTCCGCGTCGGAGGCGTTCTCGCAAAAGAACATCAACTGCTCGATCGCCGAATCGATTGCCCGCTTCGAAGGCGTGGCGAAGGCGGCCAAGGAACACGGCCTGCGCCTGCGCGGCAGCATCAGCTGCGCCTTCGGCTGCCCCTACCAAGGGGACGTGCCGCTGGACGCCGTGGCCGACGTGGTGGGCCGCATGCGCGACCTCGGTTGCGACGAGATCGACATCGCCGACACCATCGGCGTGGCCACGCCGCGCAAGACGCAGGCGGTGATGCAGCGCGCCATTGCCGCCTTCCACGTGGGCGGGCTGTCCGGCCACTTCCACGATACCTACGGCCAGGCGCTGGCGAACATCTACGCCAGCCTGGAAACGGGCATCGCGATCTATCACTCGTCCGTGTCGGGCCTGGGAGGCTGCCCGTACGCCAAGGGCGCCACCGGCAATGTCGCCACCGAAGACGTGCTGTACATGATGCAGGGGCTGGGTATTGCCACCGGCATCGACCTGGACCTGGTGGTCGATGCGGGGCAGTTCATTTCGCAGCAGCTGGGACGCAAGGGCTCGAGCCGCGCGGGCAACGCCATCGCGGCGAAACGCGCCGCTGTTTGAGGTAGGTCGGATTAGCGTGGCAACGCCACGCGTAATCCGACGCCACCAGAGCCATGGCCAACACTGTTGTCGGGTTACGCGCTGCGCGCTAACCCGACCTACGTGAACTGTACAGACGAAAAAAAACCCAAGAGCCTAAACTCTTGGGTTTTTTTCTACAAATTTGGTCGGAGTACAAGGATTCGAACCTTGGACCCCCTGGTCCCAAACCAGGTGCGCTACCGGGCTGCGCCACACTCCGAAGACCAAGATAATACAGACCGTATCGACTTCGGTCAAGGGTCAGGTGAAACTCTGTGTAAATTATTTACAGACGACACTGGAACCCATGTATTTTTCAAAACGATTGAAGTATGCGACACTGGCTTGGCAAGTTTTCCCGATCAGACATGAAGGCGACGACGGCAATGGAGTTCAGGATAGAAAGAAACGACGGTGGCCGGCCCATGCCGAACCGCCGCGGCATCGCGCTGGGCATCGCCGTGTCCTTGCTGCTGCATGGCGCCTTGATCACTCTGTGGCGCCACGTGCAGCCGGCCGCGCGGATGGACACGGCCCCGCGCGTGGAATCGATCGCCGTATGGATACGTCCGCTGGCCGCCAAGCCGCCCCCGCCGCCCGTCGAAGTCGTCAAGCCGAAGCGCGAACCAAAACCCATCAGCAAGCCGACACGCGCCACTGTCCGGGAAACGCCGGCGGCCGCCACGACGCCAGCATCGAGCCCGCAAGCCATCACGGTGGTGCCGGCATCACCGGCCACGCCGGCGGCCAGCGCCGATACCATCACGCAAGAGACGCCAAAGTTCGACATGGACGCGGCCAGAAGGACGGCGCGCAAGATGGCGGGCGAACGCGACCCGTCCAAGGTAGGCACGGCCGTGGGGCAAATCCCCGACAAGCCGCTGCAAACGGAAACCCAGCTGGCGCGCGACATCGCGCAAGGCAAGCGCGGCGATTGCCGCACCGCCTACTCAGGCGCAGGCTTGCTGGCGCCCGTGATGATGTTGCTCGACAAGAAGGATAGCGGTTGCAAGTGGTGACAATTTAACAACCGACCTATTTGGGACAGGCCGCAATCAAATTATTCCTGCCCCTTCAACTGCAACGCCCGCTCATACAGGGCATTCTTCTTGCGCCCCGTGATCTGCGCCGTCAGGTTCGCCGCCTGCTTGACGCTGCATTCGGCCAGCAGGATGTTGAGGATGCGCTCCGCTTCCACGTCTTCCGCGTCCTGCGCCTCCGTCGCGCCTTCGAGCAGCACGACGAACTCTCCCTTTTCGCGGTGCGCATCGGCGCGTATCCACGCCTCCGCTTCGGACAAGGGGCAGCGGTGGATTTCCTCGAACATTTTCGTCAGTTCGCGCGCGAACACCACCTGGCGCGTGGGCTCGAACGCTTCCACCAGGGCCGTGGCGCAATCGAGGATGCGGTGCGGCGCTTCATAAAACACCATCGTCGCCGTCACGCCGCGCAGGCTGTGCAGCATGTTTTCGCGCTGCTTGGCCTTCGCCGGCAAGAAGCCGACGAAGTAAAACTGGTCGTTCAACAAGCCGCTGGCGGAAATGGCGGTGATCGCCGCCGACGGGCCGGGCAGGGGCAGCACGCGCAAGCCGGCCGCGCGCACGGCGTCGACGATGCGCGCGCCCGGGTCGGACACGGCCGGCGTGCCGGCATCGGAAACGAGGGCGATGCGCTCGCCAGCGTGCAGGCGGGCGATCAGCGTCTGCGCCACTTCACGCTCATTATGTTGATGCGCCGCAATTAACGGCTTGTTCAAGCCGAAGCGCGTCAGCAGGTGCGCCGTGTTGCGCGTATCTTCACAGGCGACGGCATCGGCAAGGCTCAGCAGATGCAGCGCGCGCAGGCTGATATCGGTCACATTGCCGATGGGCGTGGCCACTATATACAATGTTGCGATAGGATAGACCTGATGCGCCGCCTCTGTCATGATGGGCAGGCTGGCGATGGAACTGATTTCTTGTACGGTCATTTTGGAGGTTAAATGCTTGCTAATAGTGTGAAGTTACTGCTTGTTTGTGCCGCGACCGGCATGCTGAGCGCTTGCAGCACGCCTTGCGACGCGCCCGGGCAATTGTGCGCGCCTATTGAATCTAACACAAGGGCGCTGCCGCCACCGAAGCCGCTGCCACCACCCGTGCCGCCCAAGCCGCCCGCGCCCGAACCGGTGACGTTTGCCGTGGCCGTGCCCGATATTACCGCCTACGACGGCAACGGCGCCCCATTGTCTCCCATCACCACCAGGCCGGCCACCGGCACGCCGCAAGACATGCCGGCCGCCACGGCGCCGGCGCCGTCCGACGGCAAGGTTCACCACATCGGCCTGCTGCTGCCGCTGCGCTCCGCTTCCCTGGGCCCGGCCGCCGAATTGCTGCGCGCCGGCTTCATGGCCGCGTACGAGCGCGACCGCAGCGGCTTTGAAGTGACGGTGATCGACACGGGCGACGGCAGCAGCGACGTGCTGAACAAGTTTGCGCAAGCGCAAGAAGAACAGGACATCGTCGTGGGGCCTTTGTCGCGCTCGGCCGTCACGGCCGTGGCCAACAGCGATCTGGTGCGCAAACCAACGATCGCCCTGAACCACCCGGACAACCGCGGCGAGGCGCGCCTGCCGGCCAAGCTGCTGGTGATGGGCCTGTCGATCGAGGCGGAAGCGCGCCAGGTCGCCGCCTGGGCCGCCAGCGAACAGCCGGGCGCCGGCGCGCTGATCCTGTCGGCCGGTTCGCCCTCGCAGCGCCGCATCAGCGCCGCCTTCAAGCAGGAATGGCTGCGCCAGGGCGGCAAGGTCAATGTGATGGACTTGACGGCCACGAACGGCTACCTGAGCGATGCAGAACTGGTGCAACTGCGCGCGCGCCTGGCCGCCACGCCGCCGGGCCTGCTGTTTGTCGCGCTCGACGCCGACCAGGCGCGCCAGCTGCGCGTGGCCATCGGCAGCGATCTGCCCCTGTATGGCACCTCGTCCTTGAATCCCGGCGCCGGGCGCGGCGCCAGCGGCCCCGAGCTCGACGGCGCGCGGCTGCTGGACTTGCCATGGCAAGTGCAGCGCGACCATCCGCAAGTGATGGTGTATCCACAGCCCGAGCAACCTGCCGAACGCCGCCTGACGGCCGACATGGAACGCCTGTATGCACTGGGCATCGATGCCTTCCGCGTGGCCCGCGAAGTGGCGCTGCGGCCGAACGCGCCGTTCACGCTCGATGGCGTGACGGGTCGCCTGGCCGTGCGCTTTGATGATAATCAAAGCGTGTTCGAACGCACGGAACAAGCCGCCACCTACCAGCAGGGCGTGCTGGGCACCTGGCCACCGGCCGCGCCAGCCACGCCACCGGTCCAGTAAGGACATGCGCCATGCGGCCCTTCGCTTTCTGGAACAAACGGGAACGGGGACGGCAGGGGGAGGACGATGCGCTCGCGTATCTGCTGCTGCAAGGCCTGGTGCTGCTGCAACGCAATTATCTGTGCAAGGGCGGCGAGCTGGACCTGATCATGCGCGATGGCGCATCAGTCGTTTTCGTCGAAGTGCGGCTGCGCAGCAGTGCAGCCTACGGCGGCGCCCTGGCCAGCATCACGCCAGCCAAGCAGCGGCGCATGGTGGTTGCCGCGCAAACCTGGCTGCAGGGGCAAACGACTTTGCCGCCTTGTCGCTTCGACGCGCTGGCCATCGATGGCGGGCACATCAGC
Above is a genomic segment from Janthinobacterium sp. 64 containing:
- a CDS encoding enoyl-CoA hydratase/isomerase family protein, with product MEFETLKLVIEGNVATVTLNRPDVRNAFNETTIAELARAFEGLGRSDMVRAIVLAANGAAFCAGADLNWMKKMAGYTHAENQADALQLAQMLRTIYLCPKPVVAKIQGDCYAGGMGLVAACDIILVAEDVHFCLSEVRLGLIPATISPYVIKAMGENAARRYFLTAERFSAQEALRIGFAHEVVEASALDAKTAEVLKALTGNSPHAVAQAKTLVREIVGQPVDDALLADTAERIAQIRASEQGREGVQSFLDKRKPGWLMG
- the bioA gene encoding adenosylmethionine--8-amino-7-oxononanoate transaminase; the encoded protein is MKAEKQSGWVERSLRSVWHPCTQMQHHETVPLIPVSHGRGAWLYDHEGRRYLDAISSWWVNLFGHANPRINAELKDQLDRLEHAMLAGFTHEPVIELSEKLSALTGGVLGHSFYASDGASAVEIALKMSFHAWRNSGKSEKQEFVCLKGSYHGETIGALAVTDVALFKDAYGPLLRATQTVMSPDFRQAAEGETAEDVARRAAFEVEQLFQQKADKIAAIIIEPLVQCATGMAMHDPLYLSLVRALCDRYQVHLILDEIAVGCGRTGTFFACEQAGIWPDFVCLSKGISGGYLPLSLVMTREDIYQAFYSTDVRRGFLHSHSYTGNPLACRAALATLSIFEEDDVLVANRVRAEKITRALAPLAQHEKVKHFRQQGMIWAFDAVDAAPDFSRRFFSTALEHELLMRPIGSTVYLMPPYILDDEEIAGLGQQTLAVFNHVIGA
- the bioF gene encoding 8-amino-7-oxononanoate synthase, producing the protein MELIARLQQQLQGLEERSLIRRRRTVDTPCAPRLTVDGRAMLAFCSNDYLGLAAHPRIVAALKEGADLYGAGSGASHLISGHSRAHAQLEERLAAFVGANLENARALYFCTGYMANLAVLTALSAGDADAEIFSEALNHASLIDGTRLARVKTRVYPHADLDALAALLAASTAQTKIVVTDSVFSMDGDLAPLPALLALCEHYGAWLVVDDAHGFGALGANGRGALEHFDLRSPYLVYVGTLGKSAGVGGAFVCAHEAVIDTLIQKARPYIFTTAAAPALAHALLASLDIIAGDEGKQRRAHLAALVAQWNEGLQLQRWQALPSVTAIQPVIIGENADMLAVAAQLYQQGLWVGAIRPPTVPAGTARLRVTLSAGHTAQEVAQLINAVNTLERTRHEP
- the bioD gene encoding dethiobiotin synthase, which codes for MSLDDPIVAAVLADLAPAVQPAPATTGLPSRFACFVTGTDTEIGKTLTSSALLHALVARGVRACGMKPVAAGAEMRDGELHNEDADSLIAAGNVTMLRSLTTPYMLKEAAAPHIAAALEGVSIESVPILAAYLEIAAASDAVVVEGVGGFRVPLSSDFDSADLAQQLDLPVILVVGMRLGCISQALLTLEAIEARGLTVIGWVANTLAVEMRFLDENIDALIERIPAPLLGRVPRLAQPSAQAAASYLDFTGLPNWPAQHPNT
- the bioB gene encoding biotin synthase BioB yields the protein MSVVQEAAKTVELHRPAARITLPEAATWPIDDVLALFDLPFNDLMFKAQQTHRVNFPDGDVELATLLSIKTGGCEEDCGYCPQAARYDTGVEAKKILDIDTVLDAARQAKANGATRFCMGAAWRGPKDRDMDKVEEMVTKVKALGLETCATLGMLEEGQADRLKNAGLDFYNHNLDTAPEFYDNVISTREYQDRLDTLGRVREAGLKVCCGGIVGMGETRLQRAGLIAQLANLNPYPESVPVNHLVQVEGTPLFGLEALDPFEFVRTIAVARITMPKARVRLSAGRRQMGEAVQAMCFLAGANSIFYGDKLLTTDNPEAEDDRVLLGKLGLQTRGAMLESVQKEKCGC